The nucleotide sequence AGAACGCGCAGATGCGCTCCGACGGCCAGGCGGCGATCGACGCGATCTCGGCCGAGAACGCCAATCTGCGTTCACAGATCAACGAAGCCGCAAAGGCTCCTGCCGCCGCGCCGCCGCTGCCACCACCACCGGCCTATGGCCCCGGAGTCGGCACCGGCGGGGCTGTCCAGCCACCGCAAGGAGCGCCGGAAGCGCAGGGCGGACAGCTCAGCCTGATGAGTTTCAGCGCGGAGACAGGCAAGGGCGGCACGCCGCGCGCGGCTGAGACTGCGCCAGCGCTGCTGCTCGAAGCGAGCCGCGATTACCTTCCGCCCAACAGCTATGCACCGGCAACGGTCATCGTGGGTGTTGATGCCTCGACCGGCGTTGCCAGCCAGAGCGATCCGCTTCCCGTGGTGCTCCGGATCACCGGGCCGGCCCGCTCGGTGATGCGCGGCAACAAGCTGCTCACCACCGACATCACCGGCTGCCTCGTCAATGGCGCTGCGCGCGGCGATCTCTCGGCCGAGAAGGTCTACGTCAAGCTGGTGCGCATGACCTGCGCGCAGCCCGGTGGGCGCTTCGCGGTGAGCGAGGTCAAGGGGTTCATCTCCTTTGCCGGAAAGTCGGGCGTGCGTGGCCGCGTGGTCAGCCGCGAAGGCAGCCTTGTCAGCCAGGCGCTGCTGGCCGGGATCGTTGGCGGCTTCGGGCGCGGATTTTCCGCCAACGCCAACGGCATCTTTACGCAGCCTGTCGGCGCCAACGGTCAGCGCGAGGCGCTGTCGCCGACCGACATCCTCGCCGGTGGCTTCGGCCAGGGTGCCGGCGAGGCCGCCGACACCGTCAGCCGATATCTTATCGAACGCGCCGAACAATACCAACCCGTCGTCGAGATGCCGACCGGCATCGCAGTCGAGATCGTCTTTCTCGACGGCGTCCACGTCAGGAGCCCCTCCAAATGAACTATAATGACCACCGGCCGGGCCTGAAGGCCCGCGCCGCCCACCTTGCCCTTGCCCTCTCGAGCGCCGCCGCCGTGCTGACGCTCGGCGTCTCTGCCGTCACCGCGATGCCTGCGAGCGCCGCGGGCATGGCGAGCGATGTCGCGCAGGCACTGAAACTGCGGCTGCCCAAGACCCCGATCGATGCGATCAGCTGCGACACGCTCGGGCCCTGGTGCGAAGTCGTCTCG is from Croceibacterium aestuarii and encodes:
- a CDS encoding TraB/VirB10 family protein; translation: MAEATQKDAEKRPLPGSPEARESGRRNLNSQIAQRQKMLLAGIGAIALIGGGIFIFGGDGDEGGSDANGAATIDTGGLVNRNLSQREFVASYGNRLDAQGRAIKDLQQSQLPRPEIEQELEALRSENAQMRSDGQAAIDAISAENANLRSQINEAAKAPAAAPPLPPPPAYGPGVGTGGAVQPPQGAPEAQGGQLSLMSFSAETGKGGTPRAAETAPALLLEASRDYLPPNSYAPATVIVGVDASTGVASQSDPLPVVLRITGPARSVMRGNKLLTTDITGCLVNGAARGDLSAEKVYVKLVRMTCAQPGGRFAVSEVKGFISFAGKSGVRGRVVSREGSLVSQALLAGIVGGFGRGFSANANGIFTQPVGANGQREALSPTDILAGGFGQGAGEAADTVSRYLIERAEQYQPVVEMPTGIAVEIVFLDGVHVRSPSK